From the genome of Terriglobia bacterium, one region includes:
- a CDS encoding EamA family transporter codes for MIPLLVALVVIPGTIGDLMNSAGMKRQGEITDWSFRGLLRVARSLLNNFYIMAGIPAMAVSFFALMALLSTSAMSFAVPITASSYILETALAKYLLHEDVEWHRWAGASLVAIGVALLAI; via the coding sequence ATGATTCCCCTGCTCGTGGCACTGGTGGTGATACCGGGCACAATTGGCGACTTGATGAATAGCGCCGGGATGAAGCGCCAGGGAGAGATCACCGACTGGAGTTTCCGCGGCTTGCTGCGGGTGGCCCGGAGCCTGCTGAACAACTTCTACATTATGGCGGGCATCCCGGCGATGGCAGTGTCGTTCTTTGCACTGATGGCATTGCTCTCGACCAGCGCTATGAGTTTCGCAGTTCCTATTACCGCCAGCAGCTACATCCTGGAGACTGCCCTGGCTAAGTACCTTCTGCATGAAGACGTCGAGTGGCATCGCTGGGCTGGAGCAAGCCTGGTAGCCATCGGAGTTGCACTGCTGGCCATCTAA
- a CDS encoding EamA family transporter, whose translation MFDFIKNGIFIAIIAHGLIGISLIWDKVLLKNPGTKNLFSYVFWLGAISVFGVLLVPFGYNSPSWAVIGIGFGAGVVHLIGVFFYYAALKRGEASESLAIMGGFSPVATAGISYVMLSRVMASGELIGFALMTFGGFVMFFSEKLPMKRLLPPVLLASGLLGLVNVLEKVVYDRTNFVSGYVWFTVGTFAAALALLIRRSWREQIFSESSQDKPKNRFWYFVNRFLSGVGSFLIFYAISLAHPAIVDAISGVRYAVIFIGAYMLTKMRPNWLRENFRGGQLVTKLVATCLVVAGLVMVGLRGRGNGASSQTAGVSTAHSDRIQLSEISRVEQKRK comes from the coding sequence TTGTTCGACTTCATAAAGAACGGCATCTTTATCGCGATCATCGCGCACGGACTGATCGGCATATCGCTCATCTGGGATAAGGTGCTGCTCAAGAACCCCGGAACCAAGAACCTGTTCAGCTATGTCTTCTGGCTGGGAGCGATTAGCGTCTTCGGCGTCCTGTTAGTTCCGTTCGGGTATAACTCACCTTCGTGGGCGGTGATCGGGATCGGGTTTGGAGCGGGAGTGGTTCACCTCATAGGCGTCTTTTTTTATTATGCCGCGCTCAAACGAGGCGAAGCCTCCGAGTCTTTGGCAATCATGGGCGGGTTCTCGCCGGTTGCTACGGCCGGAATCTCGTATGTGATGCTGTCGCGGGTGATGGCCTCGGGCGAACTCATCGGATTCGCCCTGATGACATTCGGCGGATTCGTCATGTTCTTCTCAGAGAAACTTCCAATGAAAAGGCTACTTCCGCCAGTGCTGCTCGCTTCCGGACTCCTTGGATTGGTCAATGTGCTGGAGAAGGTAGTTTACGACCGAACGAACTTCGTCAGCGGATATGTATGGTTCACGGTCGGAACTTTCGCCGCTGCTCTTGCGCTCCTCATCCGCCGGTCGTGGCGCGAACAGATATTTTCCGAGTCCAGCCAAGATAAGCCAAAGAACCGCTTCTGGTACTTCGTAAACCGGTTCCTTTCGGGTGTGGGATCTTTCCTGATTTTCTACGCGATTAGCCTGGCACATCCCGCGATTGTCGACGCAATCTCGGGAGTGCGATACGCGGTGATTTTCATCGGCGCTTACATGCTCACCAAAATGCGACCCAACTGGCTGAGGGAGAACTTTCGCGGCGGACAATTGGTGACGAAGCTAGTCGCTACGTGCCTTGTCGTGGCGGGCCTTGTGATGGTGGGACTCCGGGGGAGAGGAAATGGCGCAAGCAGCCAAACAGCAGGAGTAAGCACCGCTCACAGCGATCGCATCCAACTGTCTGAAATCTCCAGAGTCGAACAAAAACGAAAGTAG
- a CDS encoding YtxH domain-containing protein — MKFLLGLGIGVALGTVFAPASGVETRRWLKQQSREISRLPIRKVREAFENTREKAGEMGARAGRKATESAIEAVENKIVG, encoded by the coding sequence ATGAAGTTCCTGCTTGGATTAGGGATTGGGGTTGCGCTTGGAACAGTTTTCGCACCAGCGTCCGGGGTGGAAACGCGCCGTTGGCTCAAGCAGCAAAGCCGTGAGATATCCAGACTACCGATACGGAAGGTGCGCGAGGCGTTCGAAAACACACGCGAGAAGGCTGGAGAGATGGGTGCGCGAGCCGGGCGTAAGGCCACCGAGTCAGCAATTGAGGCTGTCGAAAACAAGATCGTCGGCTAA
- a CDS encoding NapC/NirT family cytochrome c: MSEETNNSGREPSLIRNAITIVGICIASLAAINIVFLVFVDYFHPSPYVGIFAYMIWPAIMISGLVLIPVGMALERRRRHRLRPGEVSAYPQLDLNSPAVRRSVVTFFVFAIVFVALSAAGSYRAYQYSDSVRFCGLTCHTVMKPEYTTYLQSPHARVACVECHVGPGAGWYVRSKLSGAYQVYAAAFDKYPRPIPTPVANLRPAQQTCEQCHWPRRFYGAQLKVFTHFGYDEKNTPRQIQMLINIGGAEPSAGMPSGIHWHMNIGNKVTYIAKDPQQQVIPWVQIEDRQGHITIYQSKTSPLTPQQVKNGTKHLVDCISCHTRPSHIFTPPDQSIDSSLLAHRLDPSMPYIKQQAVAALTATYKSDQQADAGIAKSLTDFYSQKYSSQYSASSPVLQQAISEVERVYNTTIFPYMKVDWRTHPNNIGHYYFPGCFRCHDGDHVSADGKVIPKDCNTCHSVLAQSETQLPVTATAPSQPFKHPVDIGDLSQVTCSDCHTGAGMD, translated from the coding sequence TTGAGCGAAGAAACGAATAACTCCGGGCGAGAGCCAAGTCTTATCCGGAACGCCATCACAATCGTTGGAATCTGTATTGCGTCGCTGGCTGCCATCAACATCGTCTTCCTGGTGTTCGTAGACTACTTCCATCCGAGCCCTTACGTCGGGATATTCGCTTACATGATTTGGCCGGCCATCATGATCAGCGGACTGGTGCTGATTCCGGTCGGAATGGCATTGGAGCGCCGCCGGCGCCACCGATTGCGCCCAGGCGAGGTTTCGGCCTACCCGCAATTAGACCTGAACTCGCCTGCGGTACGGCGATCCGTCGTCACGTTCTTCGTCTTTGCAATCGTCTTCGTCGCCTTGAGCGCTGCCGGCAGCTATCGCGCATATCAATATTCGGATTCGGTGCGATTCTGCGGATTGACCTGTCACACGGTGATGAAACCGGAGTACACCACGTACCTACAGTCTCCTCACGCGCGCGTCGCCTGCGTTGAGTGCCATGTCGGTCCCGGCGCGGGCTGGTACGTCCGATCGAAACTCTCCGGTGCCTACCAGGTCTATGCCGCCGCATTCGATAAGTATCCGCGACCGATACCGACGCCAGTAGCAAACCTTCGTCCAGCTCAGCAAACCTGCGAACAGTGTCATTGGCCGCGCCGCTTTTACGGCGCGCAACTCAAGGTTTTCACGCATTTTGGCTATGACGAGAAGAACACGCCGCGTCAGATCCAGATGCTGATTAACATCGGGGGAGCGGAACCGAGCGCCGGTATGCCCTCGGGTATTCACTGGCACATGAACATCGGCAACAAGGTGACGTACATTGCCAAGGACCCGCAGCAACAGGTGATCCCCTGGGTGCAGATCGAAGACCGCCAGGGGCACATTACTATCTACCAATCAAAGACTTCGCCCTTAACTCCGCAGCAGGTGAAGAACGGGACGAAGCACCTTGTGGATTGCATCTCTTGCCACACCCGGCCGTCGCACATCTTTACCCCGCCGGATCAATCGATCGACAGCTCGCTTCTGGCACATCGACTCGATCCCTCGATGCCTTATATCAAGCAGCAGGCAGTCGCCGCGCTGACCGCAACCTACAAGAGCGATCAGCAGGCGGACGCCGGCATCGCAAAATCGCTGACGGACTTCTATTCACAGAAGTATTCATCCCAGTATTCCGCATCGTCGCCGGTGCTGCAGCAGGCTATTAGTGAAGTTGAACGTGTGTACAACACCACGATCTTCCCTTACATGAAGGTCGATTGGCGCACGCACCCGAACAATATCGGGCATTACTACTTCCCTGGATGCTTCCGGTGCCACGATGGGGATCACGTCAGCGCAGACGGCAAGGTGATTCCGAAGGATTGCAATACTTGCCACTCCGTACTGGCACAGTCAGAAACGCAATTGCCAGTTACGGCTACCGCGCCATCTCAGCCATTTAAGCACCCTGTTGATATCGGCGATCTGTCGCAAGTGACGTGCAGCGATTGCCACACAGGCGCCGGTATGGACTGA
- a CDS encoding DmsE family decaheme c-type cytochrome, translating into MASVVIFFLVASSNSLSQAPKPSPPQNAVLALSPAPNAHYVGADTCKTCHEDIYTKHFEGTPHYALIKNGKHGCEDCHGPGSAHVEGGGDVSKIISFKRLSTQDASKICLTCHEGAMEQSNFLRSVHFTNGVGCITCHSPHQAKIERSLLKQQQPDLCFGCHTQQIAEFSRPFRHRIKAGLLECSDCHNPHGSVIPKQLRTSSTGDQVCVKCHTDVRGPFVYEHLPVKTEGCTSCHMPHGSTNPRMLRVAQVNMLCLQCHTLAMSNVPSQPPIGPAHNQTMKYQACTMCHAFIHGSNFSEVFFKP; encoded by the coding sequence TTGGCGAGTGTCGTAATCTTCTTTCTCGTCGCGTCTTCTAATAGTCTCTCGCAAGCGCCCAAGCCGTCGCCACCGCAGAATGCCGTGCTGGCTCTGAGTCCCGCACCGAATGCGCATTATGTGGGCGCCGATACTTGCAAGACCTGCCACGAGGATATCTATACCAAGCACTTCGAAGGCACCCCGCATTATGCCCTGATCAAGAATGGAAAGCATGGCTGCGAGGATTGCCACGGTCCTGGCTCGGCGCACGTGGAGGGCGGCGGCGACGTCTCGAAAATCATCAGTTTCAAGCGGCTCAGCACCCAGGATGCAAGCAAGATCTGCCTGACGTGCCATGAAGGCGCAATGGAGCAGTCGAATTTCCTGCGCTCTGTCCATTTCACGAATGGTGTGGGGTGCATCACGTGCCACTCGCCGCACCAGGCGAAGATCGAGCGAAGCTTGCTGAAGCAACAGCAGCCCGACCTGTGTTTCGGATGCCACACGCAGCAGATCGCCGAGTTCAGTCGGCCATTTCGCCACCGCATCAAAGCGGGCCTGCTCGAATGCAGTGATTGTCATAACCCGCACGGAAGCGTTATTCCGAAACAGTTGCGAACCAGTTCAACCGGGGACCAGGTTTGCGTCAAGTGTCATACCGACGTTCGCGGCCCGTTTGTCTATGAGCACCTGCCGGTGAAGACGGAAGGATGCACGAGCTGCCACATGCCGCACGGATCAACGAATCCGCGAATGTTGCGCGTGGCGCAGGTCAATATGCTGTGCCTCCAGTGCCACACGCTCGCCATGAGCAACGTTCCCTCGCAGCCTCCAATCGGCCCAGCGCACAACCAAACGATGAAATATCAGGCGTGCACCATGTGCCACGCGTTCATTCATGGGTCCAACTTCAGTGAAGTGTTCTTCAAGCCCTGA
- a CDS encoding DUF481 domain-containing protein: protein MLRWLCFVLVFLSFSSRSFGDRILLRNGDSLSGTVIAWQDGNFDIKTALLGDVKAPWSAIASIEAESPLYIVLKDHSYQCARITVEDNGVHLTGPDCDDQFIEKTAIRSIRSEATEREEEHLEHADILQLWNTAFDLGVSEASSNASSTNVNVGMNAARATPTDRITVNATSIYSQTTAANNQQLETTAVRAGARYARNISLRLFSFGFADFETDELQLLDLRRVMGSGLGYQVTNSPHVRFDVFSGGSFLQESFSGQPQRTAGELLFGQELAFKPKKTQFAETFTFYPNLTDRGEYRASLDSSTTIALNKWLGWHTTLSEIFITNPPLATPGNTFLLTTGLQVKIGKERTFKPNAKVEGF, encoded by the coding sequence ATGTTGCGTTGGTTGTGCTTCGTCCTGGTATTTCTTTCTTTTTCATCACGTAGTTTTGGTGACCGGATTCTGCTCAGGAATGGCGATTCCCTTTCTGGAACAGTAATTGCATGGCAAGACGGTAATTTTGACATCAAGACTGCGTTGCTCGGAGATGTGAAAGCTCCCTGGAGCGCTATCGCCTCCATTGAGGCAGAGAGTCCCCTCTATATTGTCCTCAAGGATCACTCATATCAGTGCGCCCGGATAACGGTCGAGGACAATGGGGTTCACCTTACTGGCCCTGATTGCGACGATCAGTTCATCGAAAAGACCGCGATTCGATCCATTCGGTCGGAGGCCACGGAGCGCGAAGAGGAGCACCTGGAGCATGCAGACATCCTGCAGCTCTGGAACACCGCTTTTGACCTGGGCGTGAGCGAAGCGAGCAGCAACGCCAGCAGCACCAACGTGAATGTCGGTATGAATGCAGCTCGGGCAACCCCGACCGATAGAATCACCGTGAACGCGACGTCAATCTATTCTCAGACCACCGCTGCCAATAACCAGCAACTGGAAACTACCGCCGTTCGTGCGGGCGCCCGCTATGCTCGGAACATCAGCCTCCGGTTATTCAGTTTTGGTTTCGCTGATTTCGAAACGGATGAGTTGCAACTGCTGGATCTACGTCGCGTTATGGGCTCAGGTCTTGGTTACCAGGTTACGAATTCGCCGCACGTACGCTTCGATGTGTTCTCGGGTGGGTCGTTCCTGCAGGAGTCATTTTCCGGACAGCCGCAGCGCACTGCCGGGGAACTCCTTTTCGGACAGGAACTTGCCTTCAAGCCAAAGAAGACCCAATTCGCGGAAACGTTCACCTTCTACCCGAATCTTACGGATCGGGGCGAATACCGGGCTTCGCTCGACTCATCCACGACCATAGCGTTAAACAAATGGCTGGGCTGGCATACGACCCTCAGCGAGATTTTCATTACCAACCCACCTCTCGCCACTCCCGGAAACACATTTCTCCTGACGACTGGATTGCAAGTGAAGATCGGGAAGGAACGCACGTTCAAACCGAACGCTAAGGTAGAAGGATTTTAG
- a CDS encoding MBL fold metallo-hydrolase: MHVKFWGVRGSTPTPQLENMRYGGNTSCVEVRVNGHIYVFDCGTGFRNLGKQLTQEFAGKPLYAHIFISHFHWDHIQGIPFFSPLYDSPENYFFFHSSSRTRGLQRALEEQMADPYFPVDMTEMAGHRHFYDIEEDRIAFDDCVIQSRWLNHPQGCLGFRLETDEGVLVYATDNEPGHPVFDKSVRKLAEGADLLIYDAQYLPDQYEAKKRGWGHSHWREAVNIVMESGAKELVLFHHDPDHDDACIDSIVKAARDHYPKVRAASEGMEIQL; the protein is encoded by the coding sequence ATGCATGTGAAGTTCTGGGGTGTCCGCGGTTCGACGCCCACCCCACAGCTCGAGAACATGCGGTACGGTGGCAATACCTCGTGTGTCGAGGTGCGTGTCAACGGGCACATCTACGTGTTCGATTGCGGCACGGGGTTCCGGAACCTTGGCAAGCAATTAACCCAAGAGTTCGCCGGCAAGCCGCTCTATGCCCATATCTTCATCTCGCATTTCCACTGGGACCACATCCAGGGCATCCCGTTCTTCTCTCCTCTTTACGATTCGCCCGAAAACTACTTCTTCTTCCATTCGTCCAGTCGGACGCGCGGCCTGCAGCGCGCACTGGAAGAGCAGATGGCCGACCCGTATTTCCCGGTAGATATGACGGAGATGGCGGGGCACCGCCACTTTTATGACATTGAAGAGGATCGCATCGCCTTCGACGATTGCGTGATCCAATCGCGCTGGTTGAATCACCCGCAGGGCTGCCTCGGGTTCCGCCTGGAGACGGATGAGGGCGTACTGGTTTACGCCACCGACAATGAGCCGGGCCACCCGGTCTTTGACAAGAGCGTTCGCAAACTCGCGGAAGGCGCCGACCTTCTCATTTATGACGCGCAGTACTTGCCCGACCAGTACGAAGCCAAGAAGCGCGGCTGGGGACACAGTCACTGGCGCGAAGCGGTAAACATAGTGATGGAGAGTGGGGCGAAAGAACTGGTGTTATTTCATCATGATCCCGACCATGATGACGCCTGTATCGATTCGATTGTGAAGGCTGCGCGCGATCACTACCCAAAGGTTCGCGCCGCCAGCGAAGGCATGGAAATCCAGCTTTAG
- the trpE gene encoding anthranilate synthase component I has product MTSEYSQFAELAKTHTLIPVVRTLHADLLTPVSAFLAIAGHETQSFLLESVERGEHVGRYTFLGARPYMVMTATGDEITLQRGRKKEIRRGQILPIVRELLGEYKPAHIPGLPPFLSGAVGYMAYDVVRQFERLPDNAKQGVKVPDCVLMFFNRVLAFDHVRHQIHLVVSADVRGTTPKKAYARATRELDRLQKQLISGLRTQRIALEDRASSAPIRPNSRTKQAAFEKAVEQSKEYIAAGDIFQVVLSQRLDFRPKAEPFEIYRTLRMVNPSPYMYYLRLGPDFHILGSSPEMLVRVTGRRIEYAPIAGTRWRAESPEEDLRLEQELRNDEKERAEHVMLVDLGRNDVGRVSRYGSVRVTDLMRVERYSHVMHLVSSIEGELRNDLDALDAFASCFPAGTLTGAPKVRAMEIIDELEPVRRGVYGGSILYADFAGNLDSCIAIRTMVLNRGKAYVQAGAGIVADSVPRKEFEESMNKAGALVRAAELAGRRK; this is encoded by the coding sequence ATGACATCCGAGTATTCCCAGTTCGCCGAGCTCGCCAAGACCCACACGCTTATACCCGTGGTGCGCACGTTGCACGCCGACCTTCTCACGCCGGTCTCGGCATTCCTCGCCATCGCCGGGCACGAGACCCAATCGTTCCTCCTCGAGTCCGTCGAGCGCGGCGAACATGTTGGCCGTTACACCTTCCTTGGCGCACGGCCGTACATGGTGATGACCGCCACCGGCGACGAAATTACGCTTCAGCGTGGGCGCAAGAAAGAAATCCGCCGTGGACAGATATTGCCCATCGTGCGTGAACTCCTGGGCGAGTACAAACCGGCGCACATTCCCGGACTTCCACCCTTCCTCAGCGGCGCTGTCGGGTACATGGCTTACGATGTCGTCCGCCAATTCGAGCGGCTTCCTGACAATGCGAAGCAGGGCGTCAAAGTTCCCGACTGCGTACTGATGTTCTTCAATCGCGTGCTCGCCTTCGATCACGTGCGGCACCAGATTCATCTCGTCGTCTCGGCCGATGTGCGCGGCACTACTCCTAAGAAGGCATACGCACGGGCCACCCGCGAACTCGATCGGCTGCAGAAGCAACTGATCAGCGGGTTGCGGACGCAACGAATCGCACTGGAAGATCGCGCAAGTTCCGCGCCGATCCGTCCGAACTCGCGAACGAAGCAGGCTGCTTTCGAAAAAGCGGTGGAGCAATCGAAAGAGTACATTGCGGCCGGCGATATCTTCCAAGTCGTGCTATCGCAGCGCCTGGATTTCCGTCCCAAGGCCGAGCCGTTCGAGATTTATCGCACACTGCGCATGGTCAACCCTTCGCCATACATGTATTACCTGCGCCTCGGCCCTGACTTTCACATCCTTGGTTCGTCGCCGGAGATGCTGGTGCGCGTAACCGGCAGAAGGATCGAGTACGCGCCAATTGCTGGGACGCGTTGGCGCGCCGAATCGCCGGAAGAAGACCTTCGCCTAGAGCAGGAATTGCGGAATGATGAAAAGGAGCGTGCCGAACACGTGATGCTGGTCGATCTCGGGCGCAACGACGTCGGACGCGTCAGCCGCTACGGTTCCGTCCGCGTGACGGATCTCATGCGGGTTGAGCGCTACTCGCACGTCATGCATCTCGTATCTTCCATTGAAGGCGAGTTGCGCAACGATCTCGATGCGCTCGACGCTTTCGCCTCATGCTTCCCGGCAGGAACTCTTACTGGGGCACCGAAAGTTCGGGCGATGGAGATCATCGATGAGCTTGAACCGGTGCGGCGCGGCGTCTACGGCGGGTCGATCCTGTACGCCGACTTCGCAGGCAATCTCGACTCCTGCATTGCCATCCGCACCATGGTGTTGAATCGCGGGAAAGCCTACGTGCAAGCGGGCGCCGGGATAGTCGCCGACTCCGTACCGCGCAAGGAGTTCGAAGAATCCATGAACAAGGCCGGAGCACTGGTTCGGGCGGCGGAATTGGCCGGAAGAAGGAAGTAA
- a CDS encoding aminodeoxychorismate/anthranilate synthase component II: MRVFVLDNYDSFTYNLVQYLGELGAEVEVRRNDQISPEQIEELHPDRILISPGPCTPQEAGQSIPIIRHFAAKTPILGVCLGHQAIGAAFGGEVVRAANLMHGKTSEIEHDGRTIFRGIASPMTATRYHSLIISEESLPEDLEISARTVDRDGRTVIMGLRHRKFLVEGVQFHPESVLTVDGKQLIGNFLRGR; the protein is encoded by the coding sequence ATGCGCGTCTTCGTACTCGATAACTACGATTCGTTCACCTACAACCTCGTTCAGTATCTGGGCGAGTTGGGCGCCGAAGTCGAGGTGCGTCGAAATGACCAAATCTCTCCCGAACAGATCGAAGAGCTTCATCCCGACCGCATCCTGATTTCCCCCGGGCCTTGCACTCCGCAGGAAGCCGGACAGAGCATTCCGATCATTCGTCACTTTGCTGCGAAGACTCCAATCTTGGGCGTATGTCTTGGACACCAGGCGATTGGTGCGGCGTTCGGCGGTGAAGTCGTTCGCGCTGCAAATCTTATGCATGGCAAGACCAGCGAGATCGAGCACGACGGCCGGACGATCTTCCGCGGCATTGCTTCCCCAATGACCGCAACTCGTTATCACTCGCTCATCATTTCGGAAGAATCTCTCCCGGAAGACCTCGAGATCAGCGCCCGCACAGTTGACCGCGATGGGCGCACCGTCATCATGGGCCTTCGCCACCGCAAGTTCCTGGTGGAGGGCGTCCAGTTCCACCCTGAGAGCGTCCTGACTGTCGATGGCAAACAGTTGATCGGTAACTTTCTTCGAGGCCGGTAA
- a CDS encoding PilZ domain-containing protein produces MVPGQEQRATRRFPLKLPVTVKSPIGGVEAAAMTRDVSARGVCFFLETAIVEKGSFIEFTLTLPPEITMTDSIRVRCRGRVVRVESTAYEGRTAVAAQIEKYEFLSEHNA; encoded by the coding sequence ATGGTCCCGGGGCAGGAACAGAGGGCCACGCGCCGCTTTCCGCTCAAGTTGCCCGTCACCGTTAAGTCGCCCATCGGCGGCGTCGAAGCGGCGGCGATGACGCGTGATGTCAGCGCTCGCGGTGTCTGCTTCTTCCTTGAAACTGCGATCGTTGAAAAGGGATCGTTCATCGAGTTCACGCTTACGCTCCCGCCTGAGATCACGATGACCGATTCGATTCGCGTACGTTGTCGAGGCCGCGTGGTTCGCGTGGAAAGCACCGCTTACGAGGGCCGCACGGCTGTAGCTGCGCAGATCGAAAAGTACGAGTTCCTCAGCGAGCACAACGCGTAG
- a CDS encoding dihydrofolate reductase family protein, whose protein sequence is MRKVRYSVAASLDGYIAASNGSVDWLNRFREDVPGEDFGMTAFFKTVDTVLMGRKTYEIALKMGMEKSGMPGLANYVFSRTLPAGQRDGVTFVADGVGDLLAGLKKKPGKDIWLCGGGELAREALREGALDEIRVAVIPILIGSGIQTFATGFPETKLRLLECKQYKGGVTELVYAAGNKER, encoded by the coding sequence ATGCGTAAAGTGCGATATTCCGTTGCCGCGAGCCTGGATGGCTACATCGCCGCTTCCAATGGCTCGGTGGATTGGCTGAATCGATTCCGGGAAGATGTTCCGGGCGAGGACTTCGGAATGACAGCGTTCTTCAAAACCGTCGACACGGTGCTGATGGGGCGCAAGACCTACGAGATCGCGCTCAAGATGGGCATGGAAAAGAGCGGAATGCCGGGACTGGCAAACTATGTCTTCTCAAGAACCTTGCCGGCCGGCCAGCGAGATGGAGTCACCTTCGTAGCAGACGGCGTGGGGGACTTGCTCGCGGGATTGAAGAAGAAACCAGGCAAGGATATCTGGCTCTGCGGGGGCGGAGAACTTGCGAGAGAAGCGTTGCGAGAAGGTGCCCTGGATGAGATCAGAGTGGCAGTGATCCCGATCCTGATCGGCAGCGGCATACAAACGTTTGCAACAGGATTTCCGGAGACGAAGCTTCGACTACTTGAGTGTAAGCAATACAAAGGCGGGGTAACGGAACTGGTCTACGCTGCGGGCAACAAGGAACGGTAG